TGAAGGATGGCACCCTGGGGGGCCTGTCGTTAAATCTCTGCCCAACAGCTCTTCCCCAAATTAATTGCTAGTACCAGCGAGCCACAACACGGCTGCGTTTACTCATGGGCAAGCGCCGTCCCTCCACAGTGCACGGCCAGGCACACCTTGACACAGGACAGCACCGCAGGGAGTGGAGCACAGCCAGCAGTTCGAGCCCCTCTCCCAGGGAGGCACGAGGGCCGGTGTGGGTGACACCTTGCAGCATCCCACACCGGCgcaggaggctgcagggcagCGCTGCAGCCAGGGCATCCTTCCACCCGTGAAGCTTTGCTGTCTGCCAGGCACCTCTCCCAGCACTGGCACTGCCCAGGAGCAGACATTCTGCTCTGGGGCCAGCGGGACACGCAGACCAGGTTGTTGTAcactggaggaggcagcagggagcagcTCATCTCCCATGCCTAATCTGTTGTTAAACCACccctttcctccagcacagccctgctcacGAGACCCTCGGGATTGCTCCGCTCCGTCCCTGCTGCCGAGGGGTGTCGGTGCTGGAGGAGCCACGCTGCCAGCCAGAGgcactgggagctgcaggaggagccccCCATCTCCCTCAGCACCGCAGGACCAGAGGTGGGCGGCCATTCTGCTCCTTTTTTGGCCTTATTAAAGATGGATGTGGAAGAGGGAGTTTGGAGGCAAGGGGAAAGCAGAACCCAAGCCCTGGGCTGTGTCCCTGGCCCAGTCGCGGCCGCCAGCACTGAAGCCAGTGAGCAGTTTTCATGTGCAGACAGGGAGGAGCAGGGCGGCGTCAGGGAGACAGAGGAAAGCGTGAAGTGACCCCCGGGAGGGAGACTTGATCCCAGCCCTCCCTCAGCTCCCACCACACACCAGGGACCCGGCCAGGCCTATGTGCAGTTGTGGGGCTCAGCTGCAAGTTCAGCAGACTGTTTCTGGGCTAGCTCCTTCCTGCAAAGTTTAGGGGACAAGGACCTCCCCGTGCCCATGTGGCACACACAAACCCTTCCAAAGTGCAACTTCTGGGGCCACCACAAGAAGACCGTGCACCAACACCATCACTGTGCAAAAGacctggcacccagcacccttcGGATGGGATGGGCAGAAGGTGTTCATGGCCTTGGGCCACCAGCATAACATGCCCTGGAGTGGGTTTGATATTTTCCCAGGAGGTTTAAGGGGCTCACCTCGGCAGGGGAATCTGGCCGCAGCGCCTCAGAGGGGGAGGTGACCGCAAACTCCTCCTACAGCCGCACAGAGCCTGCcagtgaggagaggaaaaaaattcaagtgaCTGAAGAAACCCAACCATCTTTGGTCAGCAGTGGTGGTTGTTGACACTTAGGGATGTTCCACTCCAAAGAATGCTGCTTCAGCGGCCGCCTGCTCCTACACATCCATGTTCTAGAGGCTCCCTGGCTTTTATCACAGTCGTAACATTTTGTACCAAAAGGGCATGCAGGGAGGGAAGCCAAGAGAACCTCGAGTTTTCATGGGAAGGCTAAAACAAAACACAACGTTCCTCTGTGTTTAAGACTGAGGGAAATGAGCTAAATAAAGTTTTTCTGCCTTACAACAGTTAATTGCCCGAAGTTGCTCACGAGTGACTGGGGAGATCTCTGGAGCATCACGCTTGCATCTGGATCTTGGCTATGGCCACCAGCAAAAAGACTTGGGGGAAAAGCAGATGTTCCAGACAGGAATAGCTCTCACAAACCAGGATGCGGGTGAAGCCCCCAACAGCAGGATCTGCTCTGGCAGCGCTGCCATCCCGGGGAATCCCAGCTCCGCGTCACCGCAGGCAGTTACCGAGAACTTTTCTGGAGACCGATGCTCGGCCCCCCCCAGCCGGGACAACCCTGCCGGGCCCCGGAGCGACGCTCTCCCCGCCTGCCCGGGCAGGGGGGGGCCCGGCTGGGACATCGGGGCCTCTCCTGCCGCCGCAtcgccccctccccagggctgagccAGCACCGGCTCCGGtaccgcggcggcggggggggtccGGGGGCTGCTCCCTCCCGCTCTCCCCGAGGCAGCCGCTCCCCGCGTCCTGTCGCTTCCCCTCCGAGCTGTCCCCGGCTCCATCCCGCCCGGTTCCGTCCCGCCCGGCTCCATCCCGCCCGGCTCCCTCCCGCCCGGCTCCGTCCCGCGCCGGCCGCTGCCCGTGGCCGCTCGTCTCCCGTCGGAgacggggagcggcggggccgcctCACCTGGCCCGGAGCGGGGGAGCTGCGGGGCGGCCGGCGCTGCTCTGCCGGGGCCCTGCCCGCGGCGCGGCCCTAGGGGCGggtgggcggcggggcccggggcggtGCCGCCCGCCCCGTCGCGCCCGGCCCTTCCCGTCCCATCCCGTATGGCTCGGCCCATACAAGGCAGAAGAatgcggcggggccgcggccgcggggccgggccggtggCACGGCGCTCCCGGCCTTATATAGACGAaagggcggcgggagcggcccaCGCGTGTCCGCTTTCCCGCAGGGAGATGCGCAGCTCGGGGCGGGCGCCCCGGGGGCTGCGAACTGGCACGTCCCAGCGTCCCCGGGGGCGACCCCGCGTCTCCCCAGCCTGAGGACACCGGGAGCCGCCGTGTCCTGCGGAGCCGTGGGCACCCACGGGTGACACCAGCCAGGGGCCCACGGGTGGTGCTTCACCCTGGGCTTCCCGGGGCAGCTCTGGCTGCGGCAGCACGGCCGGGGCAGGTGCCTGTGGCGCAGCGGCTCATTTGGGTCACGGGGAGAGGCGCTGAGGGCACCCGAAGGCTGCACCGAGGCCTCTGTTAACGGTCCGGTGAGACCACGCTGCAAAGGGAACAGTGGCCAGAGGGACCATCCAGTCAGCGCTGAGCCCTGCCTTGCCCCAGGCTGCAAGCCCCCAGAAGGACCCGCTTGAACGGCCCCTCGAAGGTCCTCTAAGAAGTGACGTGGGGTAGAGAAAGGCCAAGGACCTGCCCCATTCCCAGGCTGGGGTCTGGAGCCCGGGGGCACAGGCATGGGGAGTTTCTACCCAGGACAGGCACCGCTCCTGGGACACCCCTCTGGGGCAGCAGGTCTTgctcccctttccttcccatcaGTGACCCTGcgccacagcccagccctgcaggcaCCAAGAGCAGCTCTCCAGCTCACCCTTGGGAGGGTGGTGCCCCCTGTTAGACACCATCCGAGGGGAGATTTATCTTCGGTTTGCAGGAACCCACAACACCAGGGCCAGaattcagtctgcagagcagcaggcaagTGGGAGACGGAGACACCAGGACTGTGTCTGAGAGGGATTCACCCACCCTGGAGCAGCGCTGCTCTGCCCAGGCACTCAAGGCACAAGGACTCCACCCTGCCATCACCCCTGGGCACTTCCCAGCATGGCAGAGCTGTGCCGAGGGGACACGTGGAGCACATGGGCTGCACTTGCAGCAACACgtgtgaaaagcagaaatgagCAGTGACACAAATTAATCTTCAGCTGCCATTCTCCTGCGGGGCATCACTGCAAACAACAgttaaaaagccaaaaaacctgTTTCATCACTGATGCAAAACCAGTGGCCATGCCCTCCAGAGCCTGCCTGGGGCACGGATTTTGTTCCTGCTGGCTCAGAAGACCAGTGACCTGCTCTGCCAACAACCTGCCAAACTTGGGGACATCCTAACCATGTCCCCGTGCTGCTTGGATAAAATCTGCCAGGGCATTTCCTCCCCCAGGGAGCGGGGAAGCCATGGAGATCATTCAGCCTTTGCTGGTGGCAGGGGTCCCGTCTGCGTCCCCTCCGAAGGACAGGTTGTGCTGGAGGAGGAATCGGGAGCCAACCAAACGTGGAGATGGGGTGGGAAATGTCACCAATGCAGACTCAAGCCAGGGAGAGCTCAGAGCCTTTGCTGTGCCCATGATCTGGCCAGGGGGGGGTCCCAAAAAGGTTtgcctttttaataaaaatgtaaggaaaacgaaaaaagaaagaaaaaaaagaacaaatcccAAGAGTCAGCTTGAACTTCCACTCTGTGGCTGGTCCCaggtttttctgtgctggaggaaagGCCTGCCCTCAGCCATGTCCAGGTGGTCCCCAGGAGCCGGGCAGGAGGCAGGTCCCCCCTCTAGTCCCTCTGGGGTGGCTGCTGTCCCTCACCAAGCCCCAGTTCCTCACCACTGGGCAGGTGTCAGGCTGGCCCCAGGGTCTAGAACTGGCGAGGAGGGGCAGTATGGACGTGGCAGCTCCTCGCAGGCTTTGCAGCCTCTGAAGCTGCGTGCACAGAAGGGGCTGATGCTGAGCCGCTTTGCACAGCTCCTCGGGCTCTCCCTTGAGCCCCATCCAGCCCTTCCACCTTCCCCTGACTGTGCCCAGGGCTCCCCACATAATCCTTCTCCCCTACTCCCACATGCCTGCCAATACACATCCCTTACCAGGGGCCTGTTTGTACCCCTGTCTCATCCTCTGGCacctctcctgcctcctcctcgTCCTTTCAAGACCcaatttaatttggttttctctCTGAGCAGTGGGTCAGGCAATGGAGGTGGAGTAAACCAAGCCAGTTTTTCTTTTAGCATGTGAATTTTAGCTCAGTTCCCTGGCCCAGGTGTCTCATCACCATGCAAGAGCTTCCACCCCTGCAAAGTGGCCTGGGGCCGAAGCACGGAGCTGGGGACAGTGCCTAGGACACAGCCTGAAGTCCTGGAAGAGATCAGCCCTGGCGTCCTGCGGCGGTCACCTCCCGCGCTCAGTGACCGTGTCCATCACAGAGCGGAGGGCACGAAGCAGAAGGGGGGCTGCCATGCCCCAAGCACCTGAGGAGCGCCCCAGGAGCGAGGCTGGAGCCGGGGCATGTGAGACCTGGCCCCTCAGTGAAGGGCCCTGTCATCGTGGGGGTGTCAGAGGCAAAGGTCCTGTTGGAGATACAGCGATGACCCCCCCCACTGCGTGTCCCCTTCCTGCTAATGCAACACGGGTCCATTGACTGGACCAGCCTTTGACTTGTGGCAAATGCCCAAGGGGTTGGACATGTGCTCAGGGGCCTGATAGCTGGAGGAGGGCAAGATGCTTCTGAAGTCCAAAAGTATTTGCCTAACCTGTATTTAAATTACATGGACTCAGCTGGAAGTGACTGGAAGCCTGGGACAAGGACTCATCTGCCTGCTCCCCTCTGTGATAACCACACACGGCTCAGGTAGGTCCAGCCTACTCCTGAAGGTTCCCAGGTCCTGCTGAAATCAACAGCAAGGTCGCTGCTACTGAAGTATTTAGTGCTGCGAAGAGACGGCAGCCGGGCTCCTGAGGTGCTCAGCACATCACGCATTTGCTCGTTTGTGCAGCAGAAAGAAATGCAGGACCTTGGGCCCAGGGTTTGTTAATGGGGAAATGAAACAGTGAAGCTCATGATGCGTCAGCGCCAGCGTGGATGTGCATGGGCAGGCGAGGAAGGAACGGCTCCGTACGAGGTATCTTTGCAGGACGCAGGCCTCACCACCACCAGCAAGGTTCACTGCAGGATCAAGGTCTTCCAGCAACGCCATGAGTGGCCCCAGCACTGCCGAGCCGAGCGGCTCATCACGCGGCCCACCAGAAGGAGGTATCCAGACCCACCCCCACGCACAGACAGGAAATTCCATCATTTATCGTCACAATATTCACACTGCTAAAAAAATGCGAGCTGTCTTTGCACCCAAGAGTTTCAATCTATGTCCAGCTTTACATCTGAAATGTTCATGAGAGAAACAGTTTAATTTATGACTTTTCTACAGTCTCCCAGTTGTAACAGGGTCGAGGAATAGTTTAATTTGGAAGAAATTTCTGGACATCATCTGGTCTgaacccctgctcaaagcaggaacCACTTTGAGGTTAGGTCCAATTCCAAAGATGCATCAGGTTGGTTAGAGTCAGATCACTGATTTTTGAGTATGTCCAAGAGGATATTGGTCAACCTTTTGCACTGTTTTACCACCCTCAGTGTGAGCAAATTCTCCTGATATTTAATGGGAATTTGCCCACCTGCCCACATAAACACACCTTGAGGATAATAGTGAACCATCCCAACCAAACACCCTGCCCACCCCATGCTGAAGTAATTCCCAACATGTTTTTTCAAGAGGAATGCAACTGGTTTAAGTTGAACACCATTCCTCCTGTAAGgcaagaatataaaaatacagtcaAATCTTTAGGACTCCACAtgtgattattttctttgcataCACTTCCAAGGGCATAATTTCTGCAGATGGCAATGCTTGCCTGCTGTAATGCCTGCTCAAATAAACGGAGATAACAAGCTGTAGTGACCAGCacaactgtgttttattttaaaggctcTCCCACTCCAAACGCCTCCAGTCCTGCAGCCAGGAAGGAACTATGGAGAGTCTCAAAAGTGTGGATTTTGAGCAGTCAGCACAGCTTGCACGGCCCAGCACCAGGCGCTGCTGTGTGTGCGTGTGGGGGTGCGAGGGGCGGTTCCCTCGCCCATCCGAGGGTGCGAGAACGATTGGgcgagggaaaagctgtggatattgtctacctggattttcgaaaagcattcgacacagttctccgtaggattctcatagaaaaactggctgcccatggcctggaggagcggtctgctgggtcaagcactggctggatggacggtcccagagagtggtggtcagtggagctaaatccagctggaggccggtcacaagtggtgttcctcagggctcggtgttgggaccatttctgttcaacatctttattgatgatcttgataaggacatagagtgtatcagcagtaagttcgcagatgacaccaggttaagtgggagtgtcgatctgcatgaggatagggaggctctacagagagacctggatagattggatcggtggccaacgtcaacgggatgggcttcaacaaggccgagtgccaggtcctgcacttgggccacaacagccccctgcgtggctacaggcttggggaggtgtggctggagctgtctggaagagaaggatctgggggttctcactgacaagcagctgaccatgagccagcagtgtgcccaggtggccaagaaagccaacggcatcctggcttggattagaaatagtgtgaccagcagaagcagggaggtgacagtccccctgtgctctgcactggtgaggccacacctggagggttgtgtccagttttgggcacctcaatacgagagagatctcgaggtgcttcagcgagtgcagaggagggcaacgagctggggaagggcctggagaataaatcctgtgaggagagattgaaggagctgggactgttcagtgtgaggaggagaaggctgaggggagacctcatcactctctacagctccctgaaaggacgttgtagagaggttggtgctggtctcttctcacaggtgattagtgacagaacaagagggaacggctttaaactgcaacaggggaggttcaggctggagaTGAGGAAAAAacgtttcccagcaagagtggtcagagagtggaataggctgcccagggagggggtggagtccccacccctgggtgtgtttaagggccgttgggatgagctgtggggggatgtggtgtaggggagaactttgtagagtcgggctgagggttggactcgatgatcccgggggtcttttccaacccgaaGGATTCGGTGATTCTGTGACCCCACGGCCGCTGCCAGCCCAGACGCTGCCGTCACACCGGGCACGGGCCGCTCCATCCGCCACATCCGCCCGGGCCCAGCGGCCGGCCAGGCCCCGGACCAGCGCTGCCAGCGCCTGGCGGAGGGAGCCCGGCCGAGGGGCCGCCCTACACACCGGGGGTCCCTCCTTCGcctcccccggggccggggctcgctCGGCTCCCGGGGCGGCAGGGCCAGGcgggaggggtgggtggggaggtCCCACCCCTCACCGCGCCCAGGCTCCGCCCACCCCGGTCCAGCCCCGCCCCCAGCCTAACGCGCGCCGCGCCCCGGCCTGGTCCCTCTCCCCTGCCGTAGGGGGGCGGTGCTCGCCTCTGTCACGTGTGACGCGAGGCCCGCCGCGATTGGCGGAGCGGGGGCGCGGGCGGGTGACGCTGCGCGGCGGCCGCttccgggccggcggcggggccgggggagggcaGGCCCGGAGGAGGATGAGCGGCGCGCGGCGCAGGGAGGAGCCGCCGCACGCGCAGCAGCACGCGGTGGCCaacggcggcgcggccgggcgcggcTCCGTGTGGGGCAAAGCGCTGCGGAGCGACTCCGCCTGGCACGACAAGGTGGGGCCGCGGGGGCGGGACCCGGGACCTCCCGCCAGGGCGGGCGCGGGGAGGCTGCTGTCGCCTGGCGCTCCCGGGGCCGCTCGCTGGTGCCGCTGCCGCGAcctgcccgcccggcccccggtCTCCGCCGCTCGTCCCCGCCCACACGGCCGGGGAAGGCTCCACGGGCGGGGctcggcggcgcggcggcgggcaggcTTAGGCCGCAGCAGTGCCCGGCCCGCTGGGTGCGGGGAGCGCCGGCAGCCCGCCAAGGGCTCTTTGAGTTCGTTTAAATCCCTCTTGCGGGGAGCGCGGGCGGCTTTGCCGCGTCTCTCCCCCCGCCCTCGCACGTCGGGAGGGCGGATTTCTGCCCCGGGGCGGGCTGCGGCAGGGGAGGCCGGGGTGTCAGCTGGCAGCCATCCCGGTAAGCACAGCATTGTTGTGTAAATCCAGCCGTGGCGTTCACACTGGACAACCGGTGCTCCGTGGTTTTGTGTCGTTCCTTACCCCCAGAACTTGCCCTCCAAGTGCTTCCTGAAGGCAGATGTGGCACATCCGCGAGCTGTAGCCTACAGCAGACCCGGCTCTTTTCTGCTACTTGGGCGTGGAGCCAAAGAAAACCCAAGCTGCACTTATATTGAGATACCTCAGATAAATTTAGGGTTTGGATTAAACAAAAATTTACTTtgtgtaattaaaagaaaactagaaatatAATCTACTTTAAGAAGTtgcatgaaaaatgtatttgcaaatcCAGCTGACCTGTCAGGCCTGAAGGGAAAGGGCAGCAGCAAGAACAGGCTTGTGAGAGTTTCTCCGTTAGTGTCACGGCACGAGTATGTCACGGTGGTTGTTCAGCTGTTTGCGGTCTGCTTTACTGTTCCTCACCTCACCGTTCCGTGCAAAAAGAGATTTGGTTTCTACAGAATTTCATGTGTGTGCTTAACTTGCGTGATTTGTTCATTTGTCAGCAAACCTTCCAAGAGCgagtgaaagaaaacatgtcagcCGCAGACTTCTCAGTGCTTTTAGCACTAGCGAAGCCTCTTTCCCCTGTGCGTATCTTCCATGTGCTGTGATGCTCCTGGGCAGagcctcttcctgctgctgcccacacGGTGCTCTGAGCTCCTGCAGCATCCCGGGTGCTGCCGTATCCCTGGCACAGGGCCCGTGTGCCAGGGACGTCTGCTCCCTGGCTTGCTGGCTCTGCCTTTCAGCATGGAGAAGGTGTGGGCTCTGCCCTACTTTTCCTGGGGGGACAGACATGAATCTGTGTCGCTTTTTTCTTACCAGCTACTGTTGCCACGGAACTGGTGGGGCTCTCCTGTGCTTGGCCTCATCCCCCTCTGACAAACTGGGCAGGAATTTCAGAGTTAGTGAGGGGAGGAATGACAGGCTGTCCCAATGTTTTGATGCAATAGGATGCGAACTGAAGGCTAAAATGACAGAAACATAGTGACAGACAGAGAGAAATGATCATATCTGACATGGATTCTAGTCTTTTACCTCTAGCCAAACAAATTTGCACAGCCTACAGTAAAATCATGAAGGCCATTGGTGTTTGGGGGTGTGCTGGGGAATCCCATCCTTGGGGAGGCTAGAGAAAAAGCTGCAAGTGAATTTTATTTAAAGCGTGAGTCAGCATTGTCCAGCTGCCATACTTACAGTTGTGTTGGCCCTACAGACAAACGGGCAGGACCACTTCACTGCTGCTCTGAAAGAATGCAGATGCACTCGTAGTGTGTGCGAGAGATGGTTTGTGGTTTGGAGTTGGTGTGAGCACTGGCTACTGGTAGCACTTGTTTCTGTGTAGGGGAGGGCCTGGGGCGCTGAGAGTGGCTGTAACAGTCTTAAAGCATAGACAGTTCTATAAAAATTCACTAGAATAAAAGTTTGAAGAATTCAATCTTTAGTAAGCAAGGGGACTAGATACCTGTTCACCTCTGCAGTTAGCCCATTGGAGGACAAAGCCTGTATTTAATTTGGAAGCGGAGAAGTCGAGGGTGCGTGAGGCCGTAAGCTGCTTTCATCTGCTCTGAGTACAGTATCTTATACCTCGAATGGAAAACTAAGTGTTCGGTGTGTTAGATTTTCACCTGTTAATTGtatgatgctttaaaaaaaggaaacgtAGTGAATACTAAAATCTTTCTTGTGCTTTATCTCTTCAGGACGAGTTTTTAGATGTGATCTACTGGTTCCGGCAGATCATCGCAGTTATTTTGGGAATCATCTGGGGAGTAGTTCCACTGAAGGGATTCGTGGGAATAGCAGTGtaaggtttatttctttttctgtctcctgtaCTTTCCCACATTTGGACTTTACTTGATGTGTGGTTTAAAGTTGTGCTGTTAACAACGGGCTGGCCAAATGCAGTCTCTGCTGTGCATCTTAAAGCCAGCGTTGCATTCCTGACTgttatttgttttcaaattcatATAAATCATAACATGTCTTCATcagcctctttctctctcctcagcctgattaatgctttttaaaatcattatttattttgttattattaaagGGAGAGGGGTAGAAGGAGGGAACAAGAGGACTTGTGAGGAGGCACGTGTGAATAGGGGCTATGAGTGTAGTGCCTAGTGTGGCCACCTGAGAGGTAAGGCCCATGGAGGGGAAGGTGTGGTAGTCCTTCTCTTTGAGTCTCCTCCTCTCTGAGGAGCCCTCCTCAGAGAGGAGAGTCTGTTAGTAGACAAGAGGGGCAGCTTCTCTTCGGAAAAGAGAAGGTTTCTTCCAAACACCAAAGACCATAGTTAACAAGCAGGCGAAGTGGCACCGTTGGCAGTGCCTCTGCAGCGCTCCCAGCTTGCTCAAGTTGTTCTTCCAGCTGCGGTGCATGGGGAGGGCAGTGCCCAGAAGGGTGTATACACATCGGATCCCCACCGAGACATGGGATTCAGGTCACCTCCCAGCAGGTGTCCAAAGGCTCCAGTGAGCACTCAGTTATGAAATAAAAACTTGTTTGGCCCTGGCATGAGCCTGAAAGCCTTTGGAGGGACACCAGAGATGGGAAACATGGCCCTGCTCTCTGAACACCAGGGGTGGGAAGATGCTGTGTCTGCTCTGGGGACTCTGCAAATGTCTGTGCCTAGTCAAGGTCTCCTTGTGAAGCTCACAGCCCCACAGCTTTTCTTAGGCAAAATTGACTTATCTTGTCCCTCTCCTGAGTGTCCTGGCTGTGGCGAAAAAGTGGAGAGAAtagcagcaaggaaaagaaaaaaaaaaaaaaaaaaaagaaattaaatttagggATAAGGGGCTGTAAAGCAGTGATGCTCCAAGAGGAACTCAATAGCTACATGCAAACAGTTAAATCTAAAGTGTTCCAGTAGCAGATGTGGAGTAGCTGAGAAGCATTGTTCTTACTTAGTCATCCATTAATTCACAAGGCACCTTCAGCCAACTAAGCCAATTCCTGTGCTAAAcgttaataagaaataaaagtcaTTTGGTGTACAGTGGAAAAACTAAAAACCTCTAGAACTGTGTGCGTGGTTTCTGTGGTGTGCAGTTGCACAGCTGCTCACAGCTTGCTGCTAGTCACTGAACTTGCGTGTATGTCTTCCCATATTGCTCTTCCTATCAGCTTTCTTTCCAGGGAATGTACCTGTCACTTCCCAGGTTGCCCCAGCCCTAAGCTGGGGTGGTGTAAAGCCAAACGTGTCGAAGGACAAACAgatcacattttttctctccgTTGCAGCGTAACTGCTGGCACAGACTAGAGAGCACTGAGAGTTGTCTCAAGCTGAACCCCAGTGCTTTGGCTCTCATCTCGAAGTCACTGCATTTGGTCACGGGATGCCAGCAGGGATCTAACTGAGCATAAAGTCTAACAGTCTTCCCTCTTAGCAGCCTCAAAATCAAGTAGCACACACGAGGAAATGGGATTCTATCTGGGAGCAGGACTGCTGCTGATCTGCAGGACAGGAAAACTTTCAGGGTTTGCAGATCTGCTGATACCTCCAGCTTCTGACTACTGCCTGTTGAGCCTTACTAGGAGTAGGCTGTGCCTTGTGAGGTGGCCTTCATCCAAACCTAGCATACTATGGCAAGCTGACCTGGAGGTGCTCTTTTAAGGAAGTGGCTGAGCTGCCTGGGAAGTGTTGCAGGAACAGTGTTCctctttgcttcctctctgctgcgGATGGAAGACATTTCACTGCCACGTTGCTGTACGGGATGTTGGATACCAGCACCCTGTATCACTGAAATGACTGTtcctaatatttttcttccagattcTGCCTGATCAATGCTGGTGTTCTGTACCTCTACTTCAGTAGCTTCCAGCAGATAGATGAGGAGGAGTATGGTGGGACATGGGAGCTAACAAAGGAAGGATTCATGACATCTTTTGCACTGTTTCTGGTAATGCCTCTTGCTTGCTTTAAGTTGATCAGTGAATTGTGTTGGTACACTTTCTGAGGGCAAAGACCTGGGAGAAAAGCAGGTGAGGTGGTGTGCTGATAGGAGAGATGTGTTAACATCATCTAATAAGTGGAGTTGATTGGGAAAGAAAATCCCAGAATCTGATGGCTACTGGCTATGAAATACAGTATTAACGCCTGGGATTTCTCTGTAGAATGTAGGATGCAAGAACAGGCAGCTATACTTCTGCAGCTACCGCTGAACTTTTATGTCTTCCCACCCTCTGCCCCAGGTATCCTGGTGGAGTTTCATCTAGAGCTAGTTACACTCAAATTGGTGTTTCGGGTGTCTTGGTTTTTCCCTTGCTCCCCTCCCCCAAGTCTCTGAATATGCTCAGCACTTGGTTTGGTGGCGGCTCGAAATCACTAGAGGGACTGCGGTGAAATTTTAATGTGGAGAGGCTGGTCACCCCAGAAGGCAAGCAGGCTGAATGCCACCATTTGTGGCGTGTGGTGATCCTAACATCTCTCCGAGACCATCGCAAAGCTGGAATTCAGTCCCCAGCCCTCTAGTGAGAGCAAGGCCTGAGGCTCGTTTTCCATGTCTGAACCTTCTCCAGAGGCATCAAAATAACCTTcacttccttttctccccacagGTTGTTTGGATAATCTTCT
The sequence above is drawn from the Strix uralensis isolate ZFMK-TIS-50842 chromosome 18, bStrUra1, whole genome shotgun sequence genome and encodes:
- the RAB5IF gene encoding GEL complex subunit OPTI, which codes for MSGARRREEPPHAQQHAVANGGAAGRGSVWGKALRSDSAWHDKDEFLDVIYWFRQIIAVILGIIWGVVPLKGFVGIAVFCLINAGVLYLYFSSFQQIDEEEYGGTWELTKEGFMTSFALFLVVWIIFYTAIHYD